A single genomic interval of Sphingobium sp. EM0848 harbors:
- a CDS encoding LysR substrate-binding domain-containing protein encodes MDLRHLRYFLCVAEEMHFGRAAQRLGISQPPLSQQIRALEEELGVRLFDRTSRRVRLTEAGRLFEPEARQTLAQAERAAQIARMAQRAQIGRLGLAFTTSGPFVPTVARALYRFRQTHPHVELILREQGRDEQLESVGSRQLDLGIVRDYAAPVLPEGMVSQCLLKEEMVLALRADHPLALRSAPPGIADLRDEPLVLYGAPNGTGFTEHFLTLCAKAGFTPKVSHEARSLATLLGLVAAGFGPTVLARSMARLHVDNVINRAFDVPVMSSLWLIHNRDLSPTGQAFLNTLLEERQTIEAAPALAPI; translated from the coding sequence ATGGACCTGCGCCATTTGCGCTATTTTCTGTGCGTTGCTGAGGAGATGCATTTTGGCCGCGCGGCGCAGCGCCTCGGCATCTCCCAGCCGCCGCTCAGCCAACAGATCCGCGCATTGGAGGAGGAACTGGGCGTCCGCCTGTTCGACCGCACCAGCCGCCGCGTTCGCCTGACCGAAGCCGGCCGATTGTTTGAACCTGAGGCACGGCAAACCCTGGCTCAGGCCGAACGGGCCGCCCAGATCGCCCGCATGGCGCAACGCGCGCAGATCGGCCGTCTCGGCCTCGCCTTCACCACCTCCGGCCCTTTCGTGCCCACGGTGGCGCGGGCGCTTTATCGCTTCCGTCAGACCCATCCCCATGTCGAATTGATCCTGCGTGAACAGGGCCGTGACGAACAGTTGGAAAGCGTAGGGAGTCGCCAGCTCGATCTTGGCATCGTGCGCGATTATGCCGCGCCGGTCCTGCCCGAAGGCATGGTGTCGCAATGCCTTCTCAAGGAAGAAATGGTGCTGGCGCTGCGCGCCGATCATCCGCTGGCGCTGCGGTCGGCTCCTCCCGGCATTGCCGATCTGCGTGACGAGCCATTGGTGCTTTACGGTGCCCCCAATGGGACAGGCTTCACCGAACATTTCCTGACCCTGTGCGCGAAAGCTGGCTTCACACCCAAGGTCTCCCATGAAGCCCGCAGCCTCGCGACCCTGCTTGGCCTTGTCGCGGCGGGCTTTGGTCCCACGGTGCTTGCCCGGTCCATGGCGCGGCTGCATGTCGACAATGTCATCAACCGCGCCTTCGACGTGCCGGTGATGAGCTCACTCTGGCTGATCCATAACAGGGATCTGTCGCCAACCGGTCAGGCTTTCCTCAACACCCTGCTCGAGGAACGTCAGACGATCGAGGCCGCGCCCGCGCTTGCGCCGATATAG
- a CDS encoding HoxN/HupN/NixA family nickel/cobalt transporter has product MTSVSNALAPPALLRRRATGMFAALIGANLAAWIWAFTLFAGNSMMLGTALLAWSLGLRHAVDADHIAAIDNVTRKLMQDGQRPLTVGFWFAIGHSGIVLIAAVTIAIAANALSRVEAIGAIGGVIATIISATFLFAIAAMNLIILRSVLRTFNHVRNGGVYVDEDMDILLGNRGFLARLFRPLFRLVTRSWHMAPLGFLFGLGFDTATEVAILGLSAGQAASGLSISTVLIFPLLFAVGMALIDTADGALMMGAYQWAFVKPIRKLYYNITITLVSALVALLIGGIEAAALLGDRLGLTGGVWTLAADLGEHFNSLGFLIIGLFAACWVVSWAVYRWKGFDEIEVTPIPSHQPQGNPA; this is encoded by the coding sequence ATGACATCTGTTTCCAACGCACTGGCCCCGCCTGCCTTGCTGCGCCGCCGCGCGACCGGAATGTTCGCCGCATTGATCGGCGCCAATCTGGCCGCCTGGATCTGGGCTTTCACCCTCTTCGCGGGCAACAGCATGATGCTGGGCACGGCGCTGCTGGCCTGGAGCCTTGGCCTGCGCCATGCGGTCGATGCCGACCATATTGCCGCCATCGACAATGTGACCCGCAAGCTGATGCAGGACGGCCAGCGCCCACTGACCGTCGGCTTCTGGTTCGCCATCGGCCATAGCGGCATCGTCCTGATCGCCGCCGTCACCATCGCTATCGCCGCCAATGCACTGAGCCGGGTAGAGGCCATAGGCGCGATTGGCGGCGTCATTGCGACGATCATTTCCGCAACCTTCCTTTTCGCCATCGCGGCAATGAATCTGATCATCCTCAGATCTGTTCTCAGGACATTCAACCATGTTCGCAATGGTGGTGTCTATGTTGATGAAGATATGGATATTCTTCTTGGAAATCGCGGATTTCTCGCTCGCCTTTTCCGCCCGCTCTTCCGGCTGGTGACGCGCAGCTGGCACATGGCCCCGCTTGGCTTCCTCTTCGGCCTGGGTTTCGACACCGCCACGGAGGTCGCGATCCTCGGCCTGTCGGCGGGACAGGCCGCAAGCGGCCTTTCCATCTCGACCGTGCTCATCTTCCCGCTGCTCTTCGCCGTGGGCATGGCGCTGATCGACACGGCTGATGGCGCGCTGATGATGGGTGCCTATCAATGGGCCTTTGTGAAGCCGATCCGCAAACTCTACTACAACATCACCATCACACTCGTTTCCGCCCTCGTCGCGCTGCTGATCGGCGGGATCGAGGCGGCCGCGCTGCTCGGCGACAGACTGGGCCTGACGGGCGGCGTCTGGACGCTCGCCGCCGATCTGGGCGAGCATTTCAACAGTCTCGGCTTTCTCATCATCGGCCTGTTCGCCGCCTGCTGGGTGGTGAGCTGGGCCGTCTACCGCTGGAAAGGCTTTGACGAGATCGAAGTCACCCCAATCCCCAGCCATCAACCGCAAGGAAATCCCGCATGA
- the cobW gene encoding cobalamin biosynthesis protein CobW produces MSKIPATVITGFLGAGKTTLIRHLIENAAGRRLALIINEFGDVGVDGALVQGCGEEACPDEDIIELANGCICCTVADDFLPTMQRLLDRPTPPDHIIIETSGLALPKPLVKAFQWPDIRTRATVDGVIALIDADALAAGRFAHDEAALAAARAADPTLDHDSPLEELFEDQLACADLVLLNKTDLVDADTLTGLEQELGSETRPGVRIIRTAKGQIDPAILLGLEVGVEDQIDARPSHHDDEEDHDHDDFESFIVDLGELGNPEPLLTALADAITAHDILRVKGFLAVAGRPARLVVQAVGPRIQHHYDRHWQPEERRASRLVVIGQTGLDRAAIEAALGVQTVVA; encoded by the coding sequence ATGAGCAAAATTCCTGCCACCGTCATCACGGGCTTTCTCGGCGCCGGAAAGACCACGCTGATCCGTCACTTGATCGAGAATGCAGCCGGCCGCCGCCTCGCCCTCATCATCAACGAGTTCGGGGATGTCGGCGTCGACGGCGCGTTGGTGCAGGGCTGCGGCGAAGAGGCCTGCCCTGATGAGGATATCATCGAACTGGCGAACGGTTGCATCTGCTGCACGGTGGCCGACGACTTCCTGCCGACCATGCAGCGCCTGCTCGATCGCCCGACGCCGCCCGATCATATCATCATCGAAACCTCCGGTCTCGCCCTGCCCAAGCCGCTGGTGAAAGCCTTCCAATGGCCCGACATCCGTACACGGGCCACGGTGGATGGCGTGATCGCGTTGATCGACGCCGATGCGCTGGCGGCGGGCCGCTTCGCCCATGACGAAGCTGCGCTTGCCGCCGCCCGCGCCGCCGACCCGACACTGGACCATGATAGTCCCTTAGAGGAACTGTTCGAGGACCAGCTCGCTTGTGCTGACCTTGTCCTGCTCAACAAGACCGATCTGGTCGACGCCGACACGTTGACCGGGCTGGAACAGGAGCTTGGCAGCGAAACCCGCCCCGGCGTCCGCATCATCCGCACCGCGAAGGGACAGATCGACCCCGCCATCCTGCTCGGCCTGGAGGTGGGCGTGGAAGACCAGATCGACGCCCGCCCATCCCATCATGATGATGAGGAGGATCATGATCACGACGATTTCGAAAGTTTCATCGTTGATCTGGGAGAACTCGGTAATCCCGAACCGCTGCTGACGGCCCTTGCCGACGCCATAACCGCGCACGACATCCTGCGGGTAAAGGGCTTCCTGGCCGTCGCGGGCCGTCCCGCCCGTCTGGTCGTGCAGGCCGTCGGACCGCGTATCCAGCATCATTATGACCGCCACTGGCAACCTGAGGAGCGCCGCGCCTCCCGACTGGTCGTGATCGGCCAGACCGGCCTCGACCGTGCTGCCATCGAAGCCGCCCTCGGCGTGCAGACGGTGGTCGCCTGA
- the cobN gene encoding cobaltochelatase subunit CobN has product MHLLTATPGTVSNGDEAIDLGQSPGDIVLLTVADSELACFASAAQALTEGVGEGGPAIRLANLLQLKHPYSVDLYVEKVVAHAKFVCVILLGGKSYWPYGIDEIANVAREKGIAFAAIVDGHEDDPDLHTASTLPAEICGRLRNYLRQGGIPNAIAFLKTAARLAGFDAGTPDAPIPVADAGLYLPGTDRPTMGQVKSRWTPGRPTALFVFYRALLIAGTLEAVDAMIMGLEQAGLNIIPVHVRALREPFARDFLQTVMAETPPDVILNATAFAASAPGEPRTPSVLEQADCPILQTIFASAEQSAWEESARGLGPRDLAMHIALPEVDGRLFSRAVAFKAAARFDQRTECSIIVPQVLDNRVSFVAQLAVNWAKLRKTPAANRHIALVLANYPNKDGRIGNGVGLDTPASAAAILNALTEAGYTTADAPGDGAALMRLMTAGVTNAGPDRPAEVQLPLDLYHAAFAALPATAREAVQTRWGTPEADPFFRNDAFHLPVHRFGNIAVAVQPSRGYHIDPKSSYHDPALPPPHAYLAFHIWLAQEFGAHAVVHVGKHGNLEWLPGKAIALAENCFPEICAGPIPQIYPFIVNDPGEGTQAKRRLGACIIDHLTPPLTRAETYGPLKELEALVDEYYLAAGMDPRRLETLRKDILALAASQGLDKDAGAQGSGDDALAAIDNYLCELKEMQIRDGLHVFTQSPEASLRRDLLLALARCPRGMDHEGQQSLLRALADDLDLNFDPLDCNMGAPWAGPRPESLENLTDAPWRTTGDMVERLELCAIHLLDSGDPPPGPRSGAVLSAIETDLSPRVTACGAAEKTALLKALNGNFVLPGPSGAPTRGRPDVLPTGRNFYSVDTRSVPTVAAWNLGQRSADLIVQDYLQREGDYPRTIALSAWGTANMRTGGDDIAQALALMGVRPRWDWASGRVIGFEVMKIAELNRPRVDVTFRVSGFFRDAFPEQIDLLDSAARAVMALDEPEEDNPAAARHRAETAALIAEGTSEKVAARRAGARIFGSRPGAYGAGLQAMIDEKIWHDRSDLANVYLDWGSYAYGGGVEGEAERSLFAQRLTQADALIQNQDNREHDLLDSDDYYQFEGGIAAAVEHLSGRKPLSYHNDHSRPERPVIRTLEDEIGRIVRARVTNPKWIAGMMRHGYKGAFEIAASVDYLFAFAATTHAVKDHHFNAVHAAFIEDETVRAFMAKANPAALRETATRLHEALDRALWKPKSNSAAMLLASLKENHP; this is encoded by the coding sequence ATGCATCTGCTGACCGCCACGCCCGGCACCGTCTCCAACGGCGACGAAGCGATCGACCTTGGCCAATCGCCGGGCGATATTGTGCTGCTGACTGTGGCGGACAGCGAGCTCGCCTGCTTTGCCAGTGCCGCCCAAGCGCTGACAGAGGGGGTGGGCGAAGGCGGCCCGGCGATCCGCCTCGCCAACCTCCTTCAACTCAAGCATCCCTATTCGGTCGACCTCTATGTCGAAAAGGTGGTCGCCCACGCCAAGTTCGTCTGCGTAATCCTATTAGGTGGTAAGAGCTACTGGCCCTATGGCATTGATGAAATTGCCAATGTTGCGCGCGAGAAGGGCATCGCTTTCGCCGCCATAGTCGATGGCCATGAGGACGATCCCGACCTCCATACCGCTTCGACCCTGCCCGCCGAAATCTGCGGCCGTCTTCGCAACTATCTCCGTCAGGGGGGCATTCCCAACGCCATCGCCTTCCTCAAGACCGCCGCCCGACTTGCTGGCTTCGATGCGGGCACGCCCGACGCCCCAATCCCGGTCGCCGACGCTGGCCTATATCTGCCGGGCACTGACCGCCCGACAATGGGGCAGGTCAAGTCCCGCTGGACCCCGGGTCGCCCAACGGCCTTGTTCGTCTTCTACCGGGCACTCCTGATTGCAGGCACGCTCGAAGCCGTGGACGCCATGATCATGGGTCTTGAACAGGCGGGTCTCAATATCATCCCCGTTCATGTCCGCGCCTTGCGCGAACCCTTTGCCAGAGATTTCCTCCAGACCGTCATGGCGGAAACACCGCCCGACGTCATCCTCAACGCCACCGCCTTCGCTGCGAGCGCGCCCGGAGAACCGCGCACGCCCTCGGTCCTTGAGCAAGCCGACTGCCCGATCCTCCAAACCATCTTCGCCAGCGCAGAGCAAAGCGCCTGGGAAGAGAGCGCCCGAGGACTGGGGCCCCGCGACCTTGCCATGCACATCGCGCTCCCCGAAGTGGACGGTCGTCTCTTCTCCCGAGCCGTCGCTTTCAAGGCCGCCGCCCGCTTCGATCAACGCACAGAATGCAGCATCATCGTTCCTCAGGTGCTGGATAATCGTGTCAGCTTTGTTGCGCAATTGGCTGTAAATTGGGCAAAACTTCGTAAAACACCAGCGGCCAACCGTCACATCGCGCTGGTCCTCGCCAACTATCCCAACAAGGATGGGCGGATCGGCAATGGCGTCGGCCTCGACACGCCGGCCAGCGCCGCCGCCATTCTCAATGCTCTGACGGAAGCGGGCTATACCACCGCCGACGCACCCGGCGACGGCGCAGCCCTGATGCGTCTCATGACCGCAGGCGTCACTAATGCCGGGCCGGATCGCCCAGCCGAAGTCCAGCTGCCCCTCGATCTGTACCATGCCGCCTTCGCCGCCTTGCCCGCAACTGCCCGGGAAGCCGTGCAAACCCGCTGGGGTACGCCCGAAGCCGATCCCTTCTTCCGCAACGACGCCTTCCACCTTCCCGTCCACCGTTTCGGCAATATCGCCGTCGCCGTTCAGCCCTCGCGCGGCTATCATATCGACCCGAAAAGCAGCTATCACGACCCGGCCTTGCCGCCACCGCACGCCTATCTGGCCTTCCATATCTGGCTGGCGCAGGAATTCGGCGCCCATGCCGTCGTCCATGTCGGCAAGCATGGCAATCTCGAATGGCTGCCCGGCAAGGCGATCGCGCTCGCGGAAAACTGCTTCCCTGAAATCTGCGCCGGACCAATCCCGCAAATCTATCCCTTCATCGTCAACGATCCCGGCGAAGGCACTCAGGCCAAGCGCCGCCTCGGCGCCTGCATTATCGACCATCTGACACCCCCGCTGACCCGTGCGGAAACCTATGGTCCGCTCAAGGAACTGGAGGCGCTGGTCGATGAATATTATCTCGCCGCCGGCATGGACCCCCGCCGTCTGGAAACGCTGCGCAAGGACATACTCGCCCTCGCCGCAAGCCAGGGTCTGGACAAGGATGCAGGCGCGCAAGGCAGTGGAGACGATGCTTTAGCAGCGATCGATAACTATCTGTGTGAACTGAAGGAAATGCAGATCAGGGACGGTTTGCATGTCTTCACCCAAAGCCCTGAAGCGTCTCTTCGCCGTGACCTCCTCCTGGCGCTCGCACGCTGCCCCAGAGGCATGGATCATGAGGGTCAACAATCCCTTCTCCGCGCCCTTGCCGACGACCTTGACCTGAACTTCGACCCGCTTGACTGCAATATGGGTGCGCCATGGGCCGGCCCCCGCCCGGAATCGCTCGAAAACCTCACCGATGCGCCATGGCGCACCACGGGTGATATGGTGGAACGTCTCGAACTCTGCGCCATTCACCTGCTCGACAGCGGCGACCCGCCACCCGGCCCCAGAAGCGGGGCTGTCCTGAGTGCGATCGAAACCGACCTTTCCCCTCGCGTCACTGCTTGCGGAGCAGCGGAAAAGACCGCCCTGCTCAAGGCGCTCAACGGAAATTTCGTCCTCCCCGGCCCCTCCGGCGCACCCACCCGAGGCCGCCCCGACGTCCTCCCCACGGGCCGTAATTTCTACTCGGTCGACACTCGCTCCGTCCCCACGGTCGCTGCCTGGAATCTAGGCCAGCGTTCCGCCGACCTCATCGTGCAGGATTATCTCCAGCGTGAGGGCGACTATCCCCGCACCATTGCCCTTTCCGCCTGGGGCACGGCCAATATGCGCACGGGCGGCGACGACATCGCCCAGGCCCTTGCCCTGATGGGCGTCCGGCCCCGCTGGGATTGGGCGTCGGGCCGCGTCATTGGTTTTGAGGTGATGAAGATCGCCGAATTGAACCGCCCGCGCGTCGATGTCACCTTCCGCGTCTCCGGCTTTTTCCGCGACGCCTTCCCGGAACAGATCGACCTGCTCGACAGTGCCGCCCGCGCCGTCATGGCGTTGGACGAGCCGGAGGAGGATAACCCTGCCGCCGCCCGCCACCGTGCGGAAACCGCCGCCCTGATCGCGGAGGGCACATCCGAAAAAGTCGCCGCCCGGCGCGCGGGCGCCCGCATCTTCGGCTCAAGGCCCGGCGCCTATGGTGCGGGCCTGCAAGCCATGATCGATGAAAAAATCTGGCACGACCGATCGGATCTGGCGAATGTCTATCTCGACTGGGGCAGCTATGCTTATGGCGGCGGAGTTGAAGGCGAAGCCGAACGCAGCCTCTTCGCCCAGCGCCTGACGCAAGCCGACGCCCTGATCCAGAATCAGGACAATCGCGAACATGACCTGCTCGACAGCGACGATTATTATCAGTTTGAGGGCGGGATCGCCGCCGCCGTCGAGCATCTTTCGGGTCGCAAGCCGCTATCCTATCATAATGACCACAGCCGTCCCGAACGCCCGGTCATCCGCACGCTGGAGGATGAGATCGGCCGCATCGTTCGCGCCCGCGTCACCAACCCCAAATGGATAGCGGGCATGATGCGCCACGGCTACAAGGGCGCGTTCGAGATTGCCGCCTCGGTCGATTATCTCTTTGCCTTCGCCGCCACCACCCATGCGGTGAAGGACCATCATTTCAACGCGGTCCATGCCGCCTTCATCGAGGATGAGACAGTCCGCGCCTTCATGGCAAAGGCCAATCCCGCCGCCCTGCGCGAAACCGCCACCCGCCTCCACGAAGCGCTCGACCGCGCCCTTTGGAAACCCAAATCGAACAGCGCTGCCATGCTCCTCGCAAGCCTCAAGGAAAACCACCCATGA
- the cobO gene encoding cob(I)yrinic acid a,c-diamide adenosyltransferase, whose translation MIERTPEQHAEKMKKKQAAHDKIMATKTQEKGLLIVHTGKGKGKTTAALGMVVRAIGHGKKVGVVQFVKGAMTTGEKRVFDAFPDNVEFKPMGEGFTWNTQDRTRDIALAREAWDEVKRMIADPAYDMVLADELNIVLRYDYLPVEEVVEAVTTRGAMKHVLITGRNAPDALIEAADLVTEMTLVKHPFRSGVKAQAGIEF comes from the coding sequence ATGATCGAACGCACCCCCGAACAACATGCCGAAAAGATGAAGAAGAAACAGGCCGCCCATGACAAGATCATGGCGACCAAGACTCAGGAAAAGGGCTTGCTGATCGTCCACACCGGCAAGGGCAAGGGCAAGACGACCGCCGCGCTCGGCATGGTCGTGCGCGCCATCGGCCATGGCAAGAAGGTCGGTGTCGTCCAGTTCGTGAAGGGCGCCATGACCACCGGAGAAAAACGGGTGTTCGACGCGTTTCCCGACAATGTCGAATTCAAACCCATGGGCGAAGGCTTCACCTGGAATACACAGGACCGCACCCGCGACATTGCGCTTGCACGCGAAGCATGGGATGAAGTCAAACGCATGATCGCTGATCCCGCCTATGATATGGTCCTTGCCGATGAGCTTAACATCGTCCTGCGCTACGACTATCTGCCGGTGGAGGAGGTGGTTGAAGCCGTGACCACCCGCGGCGCGATGAAACATGTCCTCATCACCGGCCGCAACGCGCCCGACGCATTGATCGAGGCGGCCGATCTCGTCACGGAAATGACCCTTGTCAAACATCCCTTCCGCAGCGGCGTGAAGGCTCAGGCAGGAATCGAATTCTGA
- the bluB gene encoding 5,6-dimethylbenzimidazole synthase: protein MTRSTFDIAAFEDLVHARRDVRHFRTDPLNEAEVEQLLALAHSAPSVGLSQPWRFVRIVTPALRERLAAHVDDQVAKAGKIYDGNEDKLYRSLKLHGLREAPVLFAVYCDEGTETGHRLGAMTMPEARRYSCVMAIHTLWLAARIHGIGLGWVSIIDPATVDAMLEIPENWRCLGLLCLGYPVSEEATPELERRGWERRTDWHSTIVTR, encoded by the coding sequence CTGACCCGCTCCACCTTCGACATCGCCGCCTTCGAGGATCTGGTCCATGCCCGCCGGGACGTACGGCATTTCAGAACCGATCCACTGAATGAAGCAGAGGTGGAGCAACTGCTGGCTCTCGCCCACAGCGCGCCTTCGGTCGGGCTGTCGCAACCCTGGCGTTTCGTGCGGATCGTCACGCCTGCATTGCGTGAAAGGCTCGCGGCTCACGTCGATGATCAGGTCGCAAAGGCGGGCAAGATCTATGACGGCAACGAAGACAAGCTCTATCGCAGCCTGAAACTGCACGGCCTGCGCGAAGCGCCGGTGCTGTTCGCCGTCTATTGCGACGAAGGCACCGAAACCGGCCATCGTCTGGGCGCGATGACCATGCCTGAAGCTCGCCGGTACAGCTGCGTGATGGCGATCCACACCCTCTGGCTCGCCGCGCGTATCCACGGCATCGGCCTTGGTTGGGTATCGATCATCGACCCGGCGACCGTCGATGCCATGCTGGAAATTCCCGAAAACTGGCGCTGCCTTGGTCTGTTGTGCCTTGGCTATCCGGTCAGCGAGGAAGCGACGCCCGAACTGGAACGGCGCGGCTGGGAGCGGCGGACCGACTGGCACTCCACCATCGTGACGCGCTGA
- a CDS encoding cobalamin biosynthesis protein CobG — MAAGDGLLVRVRPSFGRLSIAQTLGLSKAAHRYGNGLVDLTNRAALQIRGVTEQSHRPLLERLVALGLTDPDPARESRRNFLLNPDWSTGDDTESIAQNLLGRIDDLPDLPPKIGIAIDIGPAPALTHVPADFRFERSETGALLLRAEGRTFGTPTSIETAAQDLTALARWFLDTGGASSGRIARHKAPLPLAPTIAPAHPRTLQQLLAQAPGPFHGLPFGQIDADGLAALAESPGVIGLRLTPWRGLILEGGTISPVPTEPPLLIDACPGAPACPQASVATRDLATRLAPFVSGSLHIAGCAKGCARPRHADIVLTGRQGRFDLARKARAGSPPERTGLTPVQILALFGSP; from the coding sequence ATGGCTGCGGGCGACGGGCTGTTGGTCCGCGTCCGTCCGTCGTTTGGACGGTTGAGCATTGCCCAGACGCTGGGCCTCAGCAAAGCCGCTCACCGCTACGGCAATGGCCTTGTCGATCTCACCAATCGCGCCGCGCTCCAGATCCGGGGCGTGACCGAGCAAAGCCACCGTCCTCTCCTCGAACGGCTGGTTGCCCTCGGTCTCACAGATCCCGACCCGGCGCGCGAAAGCCGCCGGAATTTCCTGCTGAACCCGGACTGGTCGACTGGCGATGATACGGAAAGCATCGCGCAAAACCTCCTCGGCCGCATCGATGATCTCCCCGATCTTCCTCCCAAGATCGGCATTGCCATTGACATCGGCCCAGCCCCCGCCCTCACCCACGTCCCCGCCGATTTCCGTTTCGAGCGCAGCGAAACCGGCGCCCTCCTGCTCCGTGCGGAGGGACGCACATTCGGCACGCCGACCAGTATCGAAACAGCGGCGCAGGACCTGACAGCGCTCGCCCGCTGGTTCCTCGATACGGGTGGCGCCAGCTCTGGTCGGATCGCGCGGCACAAGGCCCCGTTGCCGTTGGCCCCGACAATTGCGCCCGCCCATCCCCGCACCTTGCAACAGCTTCTGGCGCAAGCCCCAGGCCCCTTTCACGGCCTTCCTTTCGGTCAGATCGATGCGGACGGCCTTGCCGCCCTGGCCGAATCGCCAGGCGTCATAGGCCTTCGCCTCACTCCGTGGCGTGGCCTGATCCTCGAAGGAGGCACGATCAGTCCTGTTCCTACAGAACCGCCGCTCCTGATCGACGCCTGCCCCGGCGCGCCCGCATGTCCACAGGCAAGCGTCGCCACTCGCGACCTCGCCACCCGCCTCGCCCCTTTCGTCAGCGGGTCTCTCCATATTGCCGGCTGTGCCAAGGGCTGCGCACGCCCAAGGCACGCCGACATCGTCCTGACAGGTCGCCAAGGCCGTTTCGACCTCGCCCGCAAGGCCCGCGCCGGATCGCCCCCGGAACGAACGGGCCTTACCCCCGTCCAGATTCTCGCTCTCTTCGGAAGCCCATAA
- a CDS encoding precorrin-8X methylmutase gives MPYIYETDGAAIYRESFRTIRAEADLDRFSLAEERIAVRMIHAAGLVGLAPYIRFSPTFALAAIAALEAGAPILCDARMVSEGITRKRLPANNPILCTLNDALVPELAERMSNTRSAAALELWRPHLDGALVAIGNAPTALFHLLNMLDDPACPRPAAVIGCPVGFVGAAESKQALWESQPVPCCIVEGRPGGSAITVAAVNAIASPAE, from the coding sequence ATGCCCTATATCTACGAAACCGACGGCGCCGCCATCTACCGGGAATCCTTCCGCACCATCCGTGCCGAAGCCGATCTCGACCGTTTCTCGCTGGCAGAGGAGCGCATCGCCGTCCGCATGATCCACGCGGCGGGGCTGGTCGGTCTTGCGCCGTACATCCGCTTCTCCCCAACCTTCGCCCTGGCCGCTATCGCCGCGCTGGAGGCTGGCGCCCCGATCCTCTGCGACGCGCGCATGGTGTCCGAGGGGATCACCCGCAAGCGCCTGCCCGCCAACAACCCGATCCTCTGCACATTGAACGATGCGCTGGTTCCCGAACTGGCCGAACGCATGTCCAACACCCGCTCAGCCGCCGCGCTCGAACTCTGGCGCCCGCATCTGGATGGCGCGCTAGTCGCCATCGGCAACGCGCCTACGGCTCTTTTCCACCTGCTCAACATGCTGGACGATCCGGCCTGCCCCCGTCCGGCCGCGGTCATCGGCTGCCCCGTGGGCTTTGTCGGCGCAGCGGAATCGAAACAGGCCCTTTGGGAAAGCCAGCCGGTCCCCTGCTGCATCGTGGAGGGGCGCCCGGGCGGCAGCGCCATCACGGTCGCTGCCGTCAACGCCATAGCGAGCCCCGCAGAATGA
- the cobI gene encoding precorrin-2 C(20)-methyltransferase, with product MTKGTIHGVGLGPGAQDLMSVRADRLIRNARHIAYFRKRGKSGQARRIVEGMIHPDAVEFPMEYPVTTEIPLSDPRYNELLSAFYADCTGHLDDLCASGEDVVVLCEGDPFFYGSFMHLHSRLTAPVRIVPGITGMSGAWTASGTPISWGDDVLTVLMATLPEEELARRIQDTNALVVMKIGRNLPKLRRAVAAAGKQDCAWLVEYATMADQRITPLAEAEAVAAYFSILLIHGQGRRP from the coding sequence ATGACCAAAGGCACCATTCATGGCGTAGGCCTCGGCCCCGGCGCGCAGGATCTGATGAGCGTTCGCGCCGACCGCCTGATCCGCAACGCCCGCCACATCGCCTATTTCCGCAAAAGGGGAAAATCCGGCCAGGCTCGCCGGATCGTGGAGGGCATGATACACCCGGACGCCGTCGAATTTCCGATGGAATATCCGGTGACGACCGAAATTCCGTTGTCCGACCCGCGCTATAATGAACTCCTGTCCGCCTTCTATGCCGATTGCACGGGCCATCTCGACGATCTGTGCGCCAGCGGTGAGGATGTGGTGGTGCTGTGCGAAGGTGACCCCTTTTTCTACGGCAGCTTCATGCACCTGCACAGTCGTCTCACCGCGCCGGTCAGGATCGTCCCCGGCATAACCGGCATGTCCGGCGCCTGGACCGCCAGCGGCACGCCCATCAGTTGGGGCGACGATGTGCTGACGGTGCTGATGGCGACCCTGCCCGAAGAGGAGCTGGCCCGCCGCATCCAGGACACCAATGCGCTGGTCGTCATGAAGATTGGTCGCAACCTTCCGAAGCTGCGTCGCGCGGTCGCCGCTGCTGGCAAGCAGGACTGCGCCTGGCTGGTCGAATATGCGACCATGGCGGACCAGCGGATCACCCCGCTTGCAGAGGCGGAGGCCGTCGCCGCCTATTTCTCGATCCTGCTCATCCACGGTCAGGGCCGCCGCCCATGA